A genomic stretch from Natronomonas gomsonensis includes:
- a CDS encoding MBL fold metallo-hydrolase, whose amino-acid sequence MSIEILPGVYDITCARTESGRIRAFCFEDGTLVDCGLPNTADTLLDGIAQTGIDVERLVITHADADHVGGFDAVVRDLWVETYVPEGAELDTEFDPDHRYGDGDEIGPFEAVHVPGHRDHQHALVDEDRGVAVLADSLSGADQRGLPEGYFHLPPETFTDDLGEAERSLKRLLDYEFDAGLVYHGSSVRSGASEKLAAYVYR is encoded by the coding sequence ATGTCCATCGAAATCCTCCCCGGCGTCTACGACATCACCTGTGCCCGGACCGAGTCCGGACGGATACGGGCGTTCTGCTTCGAGGACGGCACGCTCGTCGACTGCGGGCTTCCGAACACGGCCGATACGCTGCTGGACGGCATCGCCCAGACGGGAATCGACGTGGAACGCCTCGTCATCACCCACGCCGACGCCGACCACGTCGGCGGCTTCGACGCCGTCGTTCGTGACCTCTGGGTCGAAACCTACGTCCCGGAAGGTGCGGAACTGGACACCGAGTTTGACCCCGACCACCGTTACGGCGACGGCGACGAAATCGGCCCCTTCGAGGCCGTCCACGTCCCCGGACACCGCGACCACCAACACGCCCTCGTCGACGAGGACCGCGGCGTCGCGGTGCTGGCCGATTCCCTCTCGGGGGCCGACCAACGTGGCCTCCCGGAGGGGTACTTCCACCTGCCGCCGGAGACGTTCACCGACGACCTTGGCGAGGCCGAGCGGTCCCTAAAGCGACTGCTCGACTACGAGTTCGACGCCGGACTCGTCTACCACGGGTCGTCAGTTCGGTCGGGCGCGAGCGAAAAGCTAGCAGCGTACGTCTATCGGTGA
- a CDS encoding DUF4013 domain-containing protein produces MIEDAFNYPRESDDVVKTVVIGGLCLLFAWLLVPGFLALGYILRVIDRTAEGDDEPPVFDDHEAMIVDGAKAFVILFAYSLLPAIVAFLAIGVGALGVAGGENTAALGGLALAAGLLVAFALNLVVAYVTPAALANYTETRRIGSGFEFSTLRGVLFDRRYAVGWLTAFVMILIGGVIAGVLNVVPVLGSIVGVFVSFYFVVSAYYVIGHTWSDVRSSDPPEPDAVGGGTEA; encoded by the coding sequence ATGATAGAGGACGCGTTCAACTACCCACGGGAGAGCGACGATGTCGTCAAGACGGTCGTCATTGGTGGATTGTGTCTGCTGTTCGCGTGGCTCCTCGTGCCGGGGTTCCTCGCATTGGGCTACATCCTTCGGGTCATCGACCGCACCGCCGAGGGTGACGACGAACCGCCGGTGTTCGACGACCACGAGGCGATGATAGTCGACGGCGCGAAGGCGTTCGTGATTCTCTTCGCGTACAGCCTGCTGCCGGCCATCGTGGCGTTTCTCGCCATCGGCGTCGGCGCCCTCGGCGTCGCGGGTGGCGAGAACACGGCTGCACTCGGGGGGCTGGCACTCGCCGCCGGCCTCCTCGTGGCGTTCGCGCTCAACCTCGTCGTCGCGTACGTGACGCCGGCCGCCCTGGCGAACTACACCGAGACGCGCCGCATCGGTTCGGGGTTCGAGTTCAGCACGCTCCGAGGGGTCCTCTTCGACCGACGATACGCCGTCGGCTGGCTGACCGCCTTCGTGATGATTCTCATCGGCGGGGTCATCGCCGGCGTGTTGAACGTTGTTCCCGTGTTGGGTTCCATCGTCGGCGTGTTCGTGTCGTTTTACTTCGTGGTCTCGGCGTACTACGTCATCGGACACACCTGGAGCGACGTTCGGTCGAGTGACCCGCCGGAACCCGACGCCGTCGGTGGCGGCACCGAAGCCTGA
- a CDS encoding tRNA uridine(34) 5-carboxymethylaminomethyl modification radical SAM/GNAT enzyme Elp3 gives MSADTEPDPAETEAFERVCESLVADILAGDIDRENLEAAKMDACREYSSPKVPKNTELLDYAPDERRDELEPILQRKPVRTASGVSPVAIMTSPHTCPHGKCLYCPGGPASEFSSSQSYTGEEPAAARGVQNDYDPYGQVTLRLHQLRNIGHPVDKVELILMGGTMTARSHDYQEWFVKRALEAMNDYDLDSEPNPSEEESFKPDPSEVDFQYLEDVIAENETGEIRNIGTTFETKPDWCDPEQIDRMLDLGGTKVEVGVQTTYERVNREMHRGHGVQASLDANRRLRDSAFKVGFHMMPGQPGMSKEMCLEDFRELFESPDWRPDYLKIYPTLVVRDTITYDMWRNEEYDPLTNEEAAELVAEIKSMIPRYTRLQRVQRDIPADFIDAGVWKSNLRQLARKRMEEHGWECDCIRCREVGMNDEAPENVEMDVLTYEVAGGTEHFVSFEDFEKDLLVGFCRLRFPNDPVRRELDNAALIRELHVYGNEVGVGQQSGDDHQHKGYGRRLLEKAEHMAADAGYDKLSVISGIGVREYYREKLDYYQDGPYVSTRL, from the coding sequence ATGAGCGCGGACACGGAACCGGACCCTGCGGAGACGGAGGCCTTCGAGCGCGTCTGTGAGTCGCTGGTGGCTGACATCCTCGCCGGCGACATCGACCGCGAGAACCTCGAAGCCGCCAAGATGGACGCCTGCCGAGAGTACTCTTCTCCGAAGGTGCCGAAGAACACCGAGTTGCTCGATTACGCCCCCGACGAGCGCCGCGATGAGCTAGAGCCGATTCTCCAGCGCAAGCCCGTCCGCACGGCATCCGGCGTCTCGCCGGTCGCCATCATGACCTCCCCGCACACCTGCCCCCACGGGAAGTGTCTGTACTGCCCCGGCGGGCCGGCCTCGGAGTTCTCCTCCTCACAGAGCTACACGGGCGAGGAACCGGCCGCGGCCCGCGGCGTCCAGAACGACTACGACCCCTACGGACAGGTGACGCTTCGGCTCCACCAGCTCCGGAACATCGGCCACCCCGTCGACAAGGTCGAACTCATCCTGATGGGCGGGACGATGACCGCCCGCTCCCACGACTATCAGGAGTGGTTCGTCAAGCGGGCACTCGAAGCGATGAACGACTACGACCTCGACAGCGAGCCGAACCCGAGCGAGGAGGAGTCGTTCAAACCGGACCCCTCCGAAGTCGATTTCCAGTATCTAGAGGATGTCATCGCCGAAAACGAGACCGGCGAGATACGCAACATCGGCACCACCTTCGAGACCAAACCCGACTGGTGTGACCCCGAACAGATAGACCGCATGCTGGATTTGGGCGGCACGAAGGTCGAAGTCGGCGTCCAGACCACCTACGAGCGCGTCAACCGGGAGATGCACCGCGGCCACGGAGTGCAGGCCAGCCTCGACGCCAACCGTCGCCTCCGAGATTCGGCGTTCAAGGTCGGCTTCCATATGATGCCTGGCCAACCCGGCATGTCCAAAGAGATGTGTCTGGAGGACTTCCGGGAGTTGTTCGAGAGCCCCGACTGGCGGCCCGACTACCTGAAAATCTACCCGACGCTCGTCGTCCGCGACACCATCACCTACGACATGTGGCGCAACGAGGAGTACGACCCGCTCACGAACGAGGAAGCCGCCGAGTTGGTCGCCGAAATCAAGTCGATGATTCCGCGCTACACCCGCCTCCAGCGCGTCCAGCGCGACATCCCCGCGGACTTCATCGACGCCGGTGTCTGGAAGTCCAACCTCCGGCAGTTGGCCCGAAAACGGATGGAGGAACACGGCTGGGAGTGTGACTGCATCCGGTGTCGAGAAGTCGGCATGAACGACGAAGCCCCCGAAAACGTCGAGATGGACGTGTTGACCTACGAGGTCGCCGGCGGGACGGAACACTTCGTCTCTTTCGAGGACTTCGAGAAGGACCTGCTCGTGGGCTTTTGCCGGTTGCGGTTCCCGAACGACCCGGTTCGGCGCGAACTCGACAACGCCGCCCTCATCCGAGAACTGCACGTCTACGGCAACGAGGTCGGCGTCGGCCAACAGTCCGGTGACGACCACCAACACAAAGGCTACGGTCGCCGACTGCTGGAGAAAGCCGAACACATGGCCGCGGATGCCGGCTACGACAAACTCTCGGTCATCTCCGGCATCGGCGTCCGCGAGTACTACCGCGAGAAGTTGGACTACTATCAGGACGGGCCGTACGTCTCCACGCGCCTCTGA
- a CDS encoding NAD(P)/FAD-dependent oxidoreductase: MNLAIVGAGASGAAAAYRLRRTDWNVTVFEKSRGVCGRAATRRKHGCTYDHGANYVKSGSDRVDRLLTETLSSDGLADIEAPVWTFGADGDIGPGEDRDEHKWTYEAGITQLAKRLFAETDAEIRFETRVGRLDRDDTIWRLNDTDGEELGAFDAVLLTPPAPQTADLLAASSWDDARLGELHDAVDAVPFRTIYTVVLNYDFELEYPWYALLDTDREHEVGWLAREELKPGHVPAGQTLLVAQMSPAWSSERYDDPSEEVKADAARLVADLLGDDRLADPEWTDRQGWRYALPDDGGDAEVLRVAEGAGLYVAGDWTVGEGRVHRAVETGLDVAERIANVE; encoded by the coding sequence ATGAACCTCGCTATCGTCGGCGCCGGCGCGTCGGGCGCGGCGGCCGCCTACCGCCTCCGGAGGACGGATTGGAACGTGACCGTCTTCGAGAAGTCCCGGGGCGTCTGTGGCCGTGCCGCGACCCGCCGGAAACACGGCTGTACCTACGACCACGGCGCCAACTACGTCAAATCAGGCTCCGACCGCGTGGACCGACTGCTCACCGAAACGTTGTCGTCCGATGGATTGGCCGACATCGAGGCGCCGGTCTGGACGTTCGGCGCCGACGGCGACATCGGCCCCGGCGAGGACCGGGACGAACACAAATGGACCTACGAGGCCGGCATCACACAACTCGCAAAGCGACTGTTCGCCGAGACCGACGCCGAGATACGATTCGAGACGCGGGTGGGCCGCCTCGACCGCGATGACACAATCTGGCGACTCAACGACACCGACGGTGAGGAACTCGGCGCCTTCGATGCGGTACTTCTCACGCCGCCGGCACCACAGACCGCCGACCTCCTCGCGGCGTCCTCGTGGGACGACGCCCGACTCGGTGAACTACACGACGCCGTCGATGCCGTCCCGTTCCGAACTATATACACGGTCGTGTTGAACTACGATTTCGAACTCGAATATCCCTGGTACGCGCTGCTCGACACCGACCGGGAACACGAGGTGGGGTGGCTCGCACGCGAGGAACTGAAGCCCGGCCACGTCCCCGCCGGCCAGACACTTTTGGTCGCACAGATGTCGCCGGCGTGGTCCAGCGAGCGCTACGACGACCCGAGTGAGGAGGTGAAGGCCGACGCCGCCCGTCTCGTCGCGGACCTCCTCGGGGACGACCGACTGGCCGACCCCGAATGGACCGACCGGCAGGGGTGGCGCTACGCGCTCCCTGACGACGGCGGGGACGCCGAGGTGCTTCGGGTTGCCGAGGGTGCCGGGCTGTACGTCGCCGGCGACTGGACCGTAGGCGAGGGCCGCGTCCACCGCGCGGTCGAAACCGGACTCGACGTGGCCGAGCGCATCGCAAATGTCGAGTGA
- the rqcH gene encoding ribosome rescue protein RqcH translates to MDRKRAMTSVDLAALVGELRGYTGAIVDKAYLYGDDLVRLKMRDYDRGRIELIVEVGDPKRAHVAAPEHVPDAPGRPPNFAMMMRNRIAGANFEGVEQYGFDRILTFRFEREDQTTLIVAELFGEGNVAVLNEDHEVIDCLDTVRLRSRTVAPGSQYGYPDERFSPLDCDYDTFAARMAESDTDLVRTLATQLNFGGLYAEELCTRAGVEKTLAIEESDEEQYEALFGALERLREPILEGRTEPRLYENDEGEVVDATPLPLEEHEAEGYVATAFDSFNGAIDEYFRRLELEDEEVHEEPGSDRPDFEGEIAKYERIIEQQEGAIEDFEAQAEAEQQKAELLYGNYDLVDDICSTIRAAREEGVPWADIEETFAEGAERGIDEAEAVVGINEAEGTVTIELDGTDIEVDPSMGVEKNADRLYTEAKRIRGKKEGAQAAIEDTREDLEAVKQRREQWEEADESDDDEDDDGEQFERDYLSMGSVPVRYDEKWYERFRWFRTSDGFLVLGGRNADQNEELVKKYMEPSDRFFHAQAHGAPVTVLKATEPDEAAREVDIPESSKEEAAQFAVSYSSVWKDGKFEGDAYEVDPDQVSKTPESGEYIEKGSFVIRGDRTYHRDVPVGVSIGIKCEPDTRVVGGPPAAIESRVETSVRLEPGQYAQNDIAKRIYRTFRERFEDTSFVRKIASADRVQEFCPNGGSRMVDN, encoded by the coding sequence ATGGACAGAAAGCGGGCGATGACGAGCGTCGACCTCGCCGCGTTGGTCGGCGAGTTGCGCGGCTACACCGGTGCCATCGTCGACAAAGCCTACCTCTACGGCGACGACCTCGTGCGGTTGAAGATGCGAGACTACGACCGCGGCCGCATCGAACTCATCGTCGAGGTGGGCGACCCCAAACGCGCCCACGTCGCCGCGCCCGAACACGTCCCCGACGCGCCGGGACGACCGCCCAACTTCGCGATGATGATGCGCAACCGTATCGCCGGGGCGAACTTCGAGGGCGTCGAGCAGTACGGCTTCGACCGCATCCTCACGTTCCGCTTCGAGCGCGAGGACCAGACGACGCTGATAGTAGCCGAACTGTTCGGCGAGGGCAACGTCGCCGTCCTCAACGAGGACCACGAGGTCATCGACTGTCTCGACACCGTTCGCCTACGCTCTCGAACCGTCGCGCCCGGATCGCAGTACGGCTACCCCGACGAGCGATTCAGTCCGCTGGACTGTGATTACGACACCTTCGCCGCCCGAATGGCGGAATCCGACACCGACCTCGTCCGGACGCTCGCGACCCAGTTGAACTTCGGTGGACTGTACGCCGAGGAGCTGTGTACCCGCGCCGGCGTCGAGAAAACGCTCGCAATCGAAGAGTCGGACGAGGAGCAGTACGAAGCGCTGTTCGGCGCACTCGAACGCCTCCGGGAGCCGATACTGGAGGGTCGAACCGAGCCGCGACTGTACGAGAACGACGAGGGAGAGGTCGTCGACGCGACGCCGCTACCGCTCGAAGAACACGAGGCCGAGGGATACGTCGCGACGGCCTTTGACAGTTTCAACGGCGCCATCGACGAGTACTTCCGCCGGCTGGAACTGGAAGACGAGGAAGTCCACGAAGAACCGGGTAGCGACCGGCCGGACTTCGAAGGCGAGATAGCCAAATACGAACGCATCATCGAACAGCAGGAAGGCGCAATCGAGGACTTCGAGGCCCAAGCGGAGGCCGAACAGCAGAAGGCGGAACTGCTGTACGGCAACTACGACCTCGTCGACGACATCTGTTCTACGATTCGGGCGGCCCGCGAAGAAGGCGTCCCGTGGGCGGACATCGAGGAGACGTTCGCGGAGGGGGCCGAACGCGGCATCGACGAAGCCGAGGCCGTCGTCGGCATCAACGAAGCCGAAGGCACCGTCACCATCGAACTCGACGGCACCGACATCGAGGTCGACCCCTCGATGGGCGTCGAGAAGAACGCCGACCGACTGTACACCGAGGCAAAGCGAATCCGCGGAAAGAAGGAGGGCGCACAGGCGGCCATCGAGGACACCCGCGAGGACCTCGAAGCCGTCAAACAGCGCCGCGAACAGTGGGAGGAAGCCGACGAGTCGGACGACGACGAGGACGACGACGGTGAGCAGTTCGAACGCGACTACCTCTCGATGGGGTCGGTACCCGTTCGCTACGACGAGAAGTGGTACGAGCGGTTCCGGTGGTTCCGGACCAGCGACGGCTTTCTCGTGTTGGGCGGGCGCAACGCCGACCAAAACGAGGAGTTGGTCAAGAAGTACATGGAGCCCTCCGACCGGTTCTTCCACGCACAGGCCCACGGCGCGCCCGTCACGGTGCTGAAGGCGACCGAACCGGACGAGGCCGCCCGTGAGGTCGACATCCCCGAATCGAGCAAGGAGGAGGCGGCCCAGTTCGCCGTCTCCTACTCGTCGGTATGGAAGGACGGCAAGTTCGAGGGCGACGCCTACGAGGTCGACCCCGACCAGGTGTCGAAGACTCCCGAGAGCGGTGAGTACATCGAGAAAGGCAGTTTCGTCATCCGCGGTGACCGAACTTACCACCGGGACGTGCCCGTCGGCGTCTCAATCGGCATCAAATGCGAACCCGACACGCGCGTCGTCGGCGGTCCGCCGGCGGCCATCGAGTCCCGCGTCGAAACCTCGGTCCGTCTCGAACCCGGGCAGTACGCCCAAAACGACATCGCCAAGCGCATCTACCGGACGTTCCGAGAACGGTTCGAGGATACGAGTTTCGTCCGCAAAATCGCCAGTGCAGACCGGGTTCAGGAGTTCTGTCCGAACGGTGGCAGTCGGATGGTCGATAACTGA
- a CDS encoding glycosyltransferase → MLPSPRRVSELAGTVCGIGGLLVLGIVFGVELVTITIESLSVTFDFFGGAVSVFIATAIMVTGGAFVVRDVWRDPDTDEKVLSGPDVCAIVPAYNDAEIVGVSVESLLDSEYDTLSVAVVTEPDDPRTRAKARELAEEHESVTCLVNGNPGSKAGAINYAVEWSDADYFTVFDADERVSPEFVPLAMTELLGDADVFQGRRIPRPNGVVETLAYCERIAVQTGYALGELGGFTHCQSSSTAFTREAFETVGGYDDKLTEDIDFSHKVYRADLTVRQNRRCTTTMEAPHTIRDLWGQRKRWRIGHVEVADARAREALDGDLGLSDVLSIGRAAGSMVAGALMLIVVAQIPFLVAQDVESAFFVPYGLVLAVVGSVWLKDVLEGRVVRPTWAVSLVPLVYLGHGVLTVKAFLEYYLTWDGEWYQVTKTEA, encoded by the coding sequence ATGCTTCCGTCACCACGCCGTGTCTCCGAACTCGCGGGAACGGTCTGTGGGATCGGCGGACTGCTGGTCCTTGGAATCGTCTTCGGTGTCGAACTCGTGACCATCACCATCGAGTCCCTCTCGGTCACCTTCGACTTCTTCGGTGGGGCGGTCTCGGTGTTCATCGCCACCGCAATCATGGTCACTGGCGGCGCCTTCGTCGTCCGTGACGTGTGGCGCGACCCCGACACCGACGAGAAAGTCCTCTCGGGACCGGACGTGTGTGCCATCGTGCCGGCGTACAACGACGCCGAAATCGTCGGTGTCAGCGTCGAGAGCCTCCTCGACAGCGAGTACGACACCCTGTCGGTCGCCGTCGTCACAGAGCCGGACGACCCCCGGACGCGGGCGAAGGCCCGCGAACTCGCAGAGGAACACGAGTCGGTCACCTGCCTCGTCAACGGCAATCCCGGGTCGAAGGCCGGCGCCATCAACTACGCTGTCGAGTGGAGCGACGCAGACTACTTCACCGTCTTCGACGCCGACGAGCGCGTCTCTCCGGAGTTCGTCCCGCTGGCGATGACGGAACTCCTCGGCGACGCCGACGTGTTTCAGGGTCGACGCATCCCCCGTCCGAACGGCGTCGTCGAGACGCTGGCGTACTGCGAGCGCATCGCAGTCCAGACCGGCTACGCCCTGGGTGAGTTGGGCGGCTTCACCCACTGTCAGAGTTCCTCGACTGCGTTCACCCGCGAGGCGTTCGAAACCGTCGGCGGGTACGACGACAAACTCACCGAGGACATCGACTTCTCGCATAAGGTGTATCGGGCGGATTTGACCGTCCGACAGAACCGACGCTGCACCACGACGATGGAGGCCCCGCACACGATTCGGGACCTCTGGGGACAGCGGAAACGCTGGCGCATCGGCCACGTCGAAGTCGCCGACGCTCGCGCCCGTGAAGCCCTCGACGGTGACCTCGGACTCAGCGACGTTCTCTCTATCGGTCGGGCGGCCGGCAGTATGGTCGCCGGTGCGCTAATGCTCATCGTCGTCGCACAGATTCCCTTCCTCGTCGCCCAAGACGTCGAATCCGCCTTCTTCGTTCCGTACGGCCTCGTTTTGGCCGTCGTCGGCTCCGTCTGGCTCAAGGACGTCCTTGAGGGTCGCGTCGTTCGCCCGACGTGGGCCGTCTCTCTCGTCCCGCTCGTGTACCTCGGACACGGCGTGCTCACCGTCAAAGCGTTCCTCGAGTACTACCTGACGTGGGACGGGGAGTGGTATCAGGTGACGAAAACCGAGGCGTGA
- a CDS encoding MBL fold metallo-hydrolase, giving the protein MARPVADGVYLLAVSWPEPVGSNAYLVDDGDVTLVDAGLPIPRRPLEGELRDAGYEAADLDRILVTHYDIDHVGGLARLDVDAPVYIGAADADLVRRRWSPPWNHHKGAFHRLVRRLYSLGKLDLRTVEDGDRIGGFRAVHTPGHNPGHIVYLNDALNTGLLGDLVWETDGRFVAPPWLDSYDTDCIDESIRRVAGESFEHACVGHGRPVSPGGSDRLRELAAEL; this is encoded by the coding sequence ATGGCGCGACCCGTTGCCGACGGCGTGTACCTGCTCGCGGTGAGTTGGCCCGAGCCGGTCGGCTCGAACGCCTACCTCGTCGACGACGGCGACGTGACGCTCGTCGACGCCGGGTTGCCGATACCGCGCCGCCCCCTCGAGGGCGAACTCCGCGACGCCGGCTACGAGGCCGCCGACCTCGACCGTATCTTGGTGACCCACTACGACATCGACCACGTGGGCGGTCTGGCCCGACTCGACGTCGACGCCCCCGTCTACATCGGGGCGGCCGACGCCGACCTCGTCCGCCGTCGGTGGTCGCCACCATGGAACCACCACAAGGGAGCGTTCCACCGCCTCGTCAGGCGACTGTACTCGCTCGGAAAACTCGACCTCCGGACCGTCGAAGACGGCGACCGAATCGGTGGGTTTCGGGCGGTTCACACGCCCGGTCACAACCCCGGCCACATCGTGTACCTCAACGACGCCCTCAACACTGGATTGCTCGGCGACCTCGTCTGGGAGACCGACGGTCGGTTCGTCGCCCCGCCGTGGCTGGATTCCTACGACACCGACTGCATCGACGAAAGCATCCGCCGGGTCGCAGGGGAGTCGTTCGAACACGCCTGCGTCGGCCACGGCCGGCCCGTCTCGCCGGGTGGGAGCGACAGGCTTCGGGAACTCGCGGCAGAGTTGTAG
- a CDS encoding lysylphosphatidylglycerol synthase transmembrane domain-containing protein — translation MTGSDGGMAWPMDRGTTLKLLVGFAVALVLVYLLGAVIGWDRTIERLRTADLYWVGVACVSTLLCLLAWTKTWQVVLGAAGVNVPFRKLVVTFYAATFANYITPMGQAGGEPFIAYILSRDTEANYEQSLASVVTADLLRMLPFFNVGLVGLGYLLLQSQLPEGTEQFAALLLGLAITLPVGIVLAWRYRDAVQRAVVRLFAPLATRTDRFTVEGVRKRIDRLYESIDLIAESPWDLLVAVAFAYVGWVLFALPLYFSGLALGLEISLLLVAFLVPVTVIAGSTPLPGGLAAIEGSLVVLLTALLAFTADEALAVTTVYRLTSYWFVVGVGGIATFWVLARV, via the coding sequence GTGACCGGAAGCGATGGGGGGATGGCGTGGCCGATGGACCGCGGCACCACGCTGAAACTCCTCGTGGGGTTCGCGGTTGCTCTGGTTCTCGTCTACCTCCTCGGTGCCGTCATCGGCTGGGACCGAACCATCGAGCGGTTGCGAACGGCCGACCTCTACTGGGTCGGGGTCGCCTGCGTGTCGACGCTTCTGTGTCTCCTCGCGTGGACGAAGACGTGGCAGGTCGTGTTGGGGGCCGCCGGTGTCAACGTCCCGTTTCGCAAACTCGTCGTGACGTTCTACGCGGCGACGTTCGCCAACTACATCACACCGATGGGACAGGCCGGAGGTGAACCCTTCATCGCGTACATCCTCTCGCGAGATACCGAGGCGAACTACGAGCAGAGCCTCGCGAGCGTCGTCACTGCCGACCTGTTGCGAATGTTGCCGTTCTTCAACGTCGGGTTGGTCGGTCTCGGCTACCTGTTGCTTCAGTCTCAACTCCCGGAAGGGACCGAACAGTTCGCGGCGCTACTGCTCGGCCTCGCTATCACCCTCCCGGTCGGTATCGTCCTTGCGTGGCGGTACCGAGACGCCGTCCAGCGTGCGGTCGTGAGGCTGTTCGCTCCACTCGCAACGCGCACCGACCGATTCACCGTCGAGGGAGTTCGAAAGCGCATCGACCGACTGTACGAGTCGATAGACCTCATCGCGGAGTCGCCGTGGGATTTGCTCGTCGCAGTCGCCTTCGCCTACGTCGGATGGGTGCTGTTCGCGCTGCCGCTGTACTTCTCGGGGCTGGCGCTTGGACTCGAGATATCGCTGTTGTTGGTGGCGTTTCTCGTCCCCGTGACGGTCATCGCGGGGTCGACGCCCCTCCCGGGCGGGTTGGCGGCCATCGAGGGCTCGCTCGTTGTGCTCCTCACGGCGCTGTTGGCGTTTACCGCCGACGAGGCGCTGGCCGTGACGACCGTCTATCGACTGACGAGCTACTGGTTCGTCGTCGGCGTCGGCGGCATCGCGACGTTTTGGGTGCTCGCTCGGGTGTAG
- a CDS encoding DUF4013 domain-containing protein encodes MFRDALDYPTRPPIGGRSVLVGGALLLFVGIPIAIAGIGIEYAPVGLVAVLPWLLVRGYYVRVVRTTAGRTYPTPPRFGDVDRLFADGIRAVAIAALYLLPGVVVLGPLVVARTTGVELPTLFARVGLPAALSNAALSVTGLLALFALLYLIGALYALPVAVANFAYTDRFAAAFDLRTVLGGSLTEDYAVAWVVSVVIQALLIPVAYPLRAVLVGFFLHFFAAVAVRYCYGQGVGAALGWEPVGTTPDEESRDGAGEVTAAIRHIDGEWEESKTRR; translated from the coding sequence ATGTTCCGCGATGCGCTGGACTACCCGACCAGACCGCCGATAGGTGGCCGGTCGGTTCTGGTCGGCGGCGCGCTGTTGCTCTTCGTCGGCATCCCAATCGCAATCGCGGGAATCGGTATCGAATATGCGCCGGTCGGCCTCGTCGCCGTGCTGCCGTGGCTCCTCGTCCGCGGTTACTACGTCCGCGTGGTTCGGACGACCGCTGGGCGTACCTATCCGACGCCACCACGTTTCGGCGACGTCGACCGACTGTTCGCCGACGGTATCCGAGCGGTCGCCATCGCCGCCCTCTATCTGCTTCCGGGCGTCGTCGTCCTCGGGCCGCTCGTCGTCGCCCGGACGACAGGCGTCGAGTTGCCGACGCTGTTCGCCCGAGTCGGGCTTCCAGCGGCGCTTTCGAACGCTGCGCTCTCGGTGACGGGACTGCTTGCGCTGTTCGCACTGTTGTATCTCATCGGCGCGCTGTACGCCCTTCCCGTGGCTGTCGCCAACTTCGCTTACACCGACCGCTTCGCCGCGGCGTTCGACCTCCGGACGGTTCTCGGTGGCTCCCTCACCGAAGACTACGCCGTCGCGTGGGTCGTTTCGGTGGTGATTCAGGCGCTTTTGATTCCGGTCGCCTACCCACTCAGGGCGGTTCTCGTCGGGTTCTTCCTGCATTTCTTCGCTGCGGTCGCCGTCCGCTACTGTTACGGACAGGGCGTCGGCGCCGCCCTCGGGTGGGAACCGGTCGGCACCACGCCCGACGAGGAATCGCGGGACGGTGCTGGCGAGGTCACCGCCGCCATCAGGCACATCGACGGCGAGTGGGAGGAATCGAAGACACGACGCTGA